The DNA segment GTGCGGCGACTACTACGCGAGCGGGCGCGCACCCGACACCGGGCTGAAGATCGCCCGCCGGTTCGCGCACCTGACCTACCGCGGCGAGATCGAGCTGGACACCCGGTTTGCCAACCACGTCCAGGGCAACGAGGACCCGGCGGCCGGCGGCCGCTACGCGGTGCAGAGCTACCTGGAACATCAGGGCGAAAAGCTGTTGTCCCGGTTCGATGCCGGCAGCTACGTGATTCTCACCGAGGCGCTCAACAGCCACGACGTTGGCCGTGGCCGCGGCGGCGTCGCGGCCGCGCTGCGCGGCTGCCCGGTGCCGGTGGTGGTCGGTGGCATCACCTCCGACCGGCTCTACCCGCTGCGCTTGCAGCAGGAGCTGGCCGAGCTGTTGCCGGGCTGCGCCGGGCTGCGGGTCGTCGAGTCCATCTACGGGCATGACGGCTTCCTGGTGGAATCCGAGGCCGTTGGCGAATTGATCCGCGACACACTGGAATTGGCCGAGATCGAAGGGGCGTGCGGCCGGTGACCCGCTCCAGGCAAGACCGTTCGCTGTCGTTCGGCGCGGCCGCCGCCGCCTACGAGCGGGGCCGCCCGTCGTATCCGCCGGAGGCGATCGACTGGTTGCTGCCAGCCGGCGCGCACGACGTGCTGGACCTGGGGGCGGGCACCGGCAAGCTGACCACCCGGCTGGTCGAACGCGGGCTGAACGTGGTGGCCGTCGACCCGATTCCGGAGATGCTGGAGGTGCTGCGGGCTTCGCTGCCGGAAACCATTGCGCTGCTGGGTACCGCGGAAGAAATTCCGTTGGGGGACAACAGTGTTGATGCCGTGCTAGTCGCCCAGGCGTGGCACTGGTTCGATCCCGCCCGGGCGATCTTCGAGGTGGCTCGCGTGCTGCGACCGGGTGGGCGGCTGGGCCTGGTGTGGAACACCCGCGACGAACGGCTCGGCTGGGTGCGGGAGTTGGGTGCGATCATTGGCCGCGACGACGACAAGGTCCGCAACCAGGTGAGCCTGCCCGAGCCGTTCACCGAGGTACAACGCCATCAGGTCGAGTGGACGAATTACCTGACACCGCAAGCGCTTATCGACCTGGTGGCCTCGCGGACCTACTGCATCACCTCACCGGCTGAGGTCCGCACCAAGACCCTCGGACAGGTGCGTGAGTTGCTGGCCACCCATCCGGCGCTGGCGAATTCGATCGGTCTGGCGCTGCCATACGTCACGGTGTGCGTTCGGGCGACCCTATCCACGTAGCGGAGTTACCCGGCATCGTCGTCTTCGTCGCGATCAGCTCCTTGCGGCCAGCGGGCCGTCGCTGTATATCACCTCAATGTCGTTCGGTATCCAGTCCGGGCCGAGGGGCGAAAAATCGGCCAGGATCGGGCCTTCAACCGGGAGGCCGGGCACCGGCCATGGCTCGCTGGGTCTGGCTCCGCAGCGGCGGGTGCTATCGCGACACCGAGGGCCAGTAGCGGTGTGGCCGTTGTGAGCGTGAGGCATGGTGTTCATGGTGGTGCTTAGCCTCAAGTGATCGCTGCAGCAACGCCCCGCTGAAACGTCTGGCGAGAGATCATGGGCGGCCGTGTTCTGCGAAAGAGTGCGAAAGAGGTTGTCGTCCAATGTGTTGCAACGCAGTGTGATGCGATCGTGGTTACCGATCGATCACAACACATCGATACAGTGTGCAAACCTTTACGCCGTCGTGTTGCAAATGTGACCGCCATGCGCGAGGGTTGCTCACATCGGCTGAGTGCCCGCCAGAGCACTCCGAACGGATAGGGAGCTCACATGAAGGCATGGCGCCATCAGCCGTTAACCGTTCGTCTGCTGGCGGTGTCCGCCGGCCTGCTCACCGCGGCGGCGGCGTTCGCGGCGCCAGCCGAGGCGGGCCCCATTGACGACGCGTTCATCGCCGCACTCAACAATGCGGGCGTCAACTACGGTGACGCGGCCAACGCGGTGGCGTTGGGCCAGGCCGTCTGCCCGATACTGGCCCAGCCGGGCGGGTCGTTCAACACGGCTGCGGCAAGCGTCGTCGCCGGCACCAGCGGCATGGACCAGCAGATGGCGGAAACCTTCACCAGCATCGCGATCTCGATGTACTGCCCGCAGGTGATGGCCGACCTCGCGCGCGGCAACGTGCCGGCGCTGCCACAACTACCGGGCATCCCGGCGTTCTAGCTTTCAGCGGGTACCCAACGGGTCGATGGTCCACGCGATGTAGACCATCGCGGCGCTCACCGTTGCCATGGTCAAGAAGTCGGTCCCCTTGCTGCGCACCACCAGCAGGCCGGCCCGGTCGTCGGACAACACCAACCGCAGCACCGACGCCGCCCCCACGCCGATGCCGATCAGCAGCGCACCGCGGCGCCAGTAATTGGCCCCCGCCAGCACGAACGCCGCCGCGAAAAGCAGCCCGACGAGCAGGATCGGCCATTGGGCGCGCCCGGCGCGCCCGAAACGGGCCCACACCGTCATCGCCGCTCGGCCCGCTCGACGACGTTGGTCAACAGGAATGCCCGGGTCAGTGGGCCCACGCCACCGGGATTCGGCGACACGTGACCGGCGACCTCCCACACCTCGGGATGCACGTCGCCGACCAGCCCGCTCTCGGTGCGGCTGACGCCGACGTCGACGACCGCGGCACCGGGGCGCACCATGTCGGCCGTCAGCAGCCGCGGCACCCCGACGGCGGCCACGATGATGTCCGCCTGCTTGGTCAGCGCGGGCAGGTCGCGGGTTGCGGTGTGGCACAACGTCACGGTGGCGTTCTCCGAGCGGCGGGTGAGCAACAGCCCCAACGGCCGGCCCACCGTCACGCCGCGGCCGATGACCACCACATGCGCGCCGGCGATCTCGACGTCATAGCGCCGCAGCAGGTGCACGATGCCGCGCGGGGTACACGGCAGCGGTGCCGGGGTGTTGAGCACCAGCCGGCCCAGGTTGGTGGGGTGCAGCCCGTCGGCGTCCTTGTCCGGGTCGACCCGCTCCAGCGCCGCGTTCTCATCCAGATGCTTGGGCAGCGGCAACTGGACGATGTAACCGGTGCAGCCGGGGTTGGCGTTGAGTTCGTCGATGGTCTCGTTCAGTGTGGCTTGGCTGGTGTCGGCGGGCAGGTCGCGGCGGATCGACGTGATGCCCACCTTGGCGCAGTCGGCGTGCTTGCCGCGGACGTAGGCCTGTGACCCGGGGTCGTCGCCGACCAGGATGGTGCCCAGCCCGGGCGCGCGGCCCGACGCGGTCAATGCGGCCACCCGTTGGGTCAGGTCGACGAGGATCTCGTCGCGGGTGGCCTTGCCGTCCAGGGTGATCGCGCCCACGCCAGACAGTCTGGCATGCCCGCCGCGTAGGCTCCTGGCATGGCAGCCGAGACAGCGCCTCGGGCGGCGCCCGCCCCGGACGTCTTCAGCCCGGCCAGACTCGGCCCGCTGACGCTGCGCAACCGCGTCATCAAGGCCGCGACATTCGAGGCGCGCACACCCGACGCGCTGGTCACCGACGACCTGATCGACTACCACCGACAGCCCGCCGCCGGCGGGGTCGGCATGACGACCGTCGCCTATTGCGCGGTCTCCCCCGGCGGCCGCACCGGCGGCGGGCAAATCTGGATGCGCCCGGAAGTGGTGCCGGGGCTGCGTCGGCTCACCGAAGCGATTCACGCCGAGGGCGCGGCGGTGAGCGCCCAGATCGGCCACGCCGGCCCGGTCGCCGACGCCCGCTCCAACCAGGCCACCGCTGTCGCGCCGGTGCGGTTCTTCAATCCGATCGCGATGCGGTTCGCCAAGAAGGCGACCCGCGACGATATCGACGACGTGCTGGCCGCGCACGCCAACGCCGCCCGGCTGGCCGTCGACGCCGGCTTCGACGCCGTCGAAATCCATTTGGGCCACAACTATTTGGCGAGCGCGTTTTTGTCTCCGCTGCTCAACCGGCGCGACGACGAGTTCGGCGGATCGCTGCAGAACCGAGCGAAGGTGGCCCGCGGGGTCGTGCTGGCCGTCCGCCGCGCCGTTGGCCAGCGGATCGCGGTCACCGCCAAACTCAACATGGCCGACGGCATCCGCGGCGGCATCACCGTCGAGGAAGCGCTGACCACCGCCAGGTGGTTGCAGGACGATGGCGGGCTGGACGCGATCGAGCTGACCGCGGGCAGTTCGCTGGTCAACCCGATGTACCTGTTCCGCGGCGACGCGCCGGTCAAGGAGTTCGCCGGCGCCCTGAAACCGCCGATGCGCTGGGGGGTGCGGATGATGGGCCACAAGTTCTTGCGCGAGTACCCCTACCGCGATGCCTATCTGTTGCGCGAGGCTC comes from the Mycobacterium shinjukuense genome and includes:
- a CDS encoding NADH:flavin oxidoreductase gives rise to the protein MAAETAPRAAPAPDVFSPARLGPLTLRNRVIKAATFEARTPDALVTDDLIDYHRQPAAGGVGMTTVAYCAVSPGGRTGGGQIWMRPEVVPGLRRLTEAIHAEGAAVSAQIGHAGPVADARSNQATAVAPVRFFNPIAMRFAKKATRDDIDDVLAAHANAARLAVDAGFDAVEIHLGHNYLASAFLSPLLNRRDDEFGGSLQNRAKVARGVVLAVRRAVGQRIAVTAKLNMADGIRGGITVEEALTTARWLQDDGGLDAIELTAGSSLVNPMYLFRGDAPVKEFAGALKPPMRWGVRMMGHKFLREYPYRDAYLLREARLFRAELSIPLILLGGITNRETMDLAMAEGFEFVAMARALLAEPDLINRIAADGDRHTVKSACTHCNRCMPTIYRRTHCVVTGAPGRAR
- a CDS encoding bifunctional methylenetetrahydrofolate dehydrogenase/methenyltetrahydrofolate cyclohydrolase translates to MGAITLDGKATRDEILVDLTQRVAALTASGRAPGLGTILVGDDPGSQAYVRGKHADCAKVGITSIRRDLPADTSQATLNETIDELNANPGCTGYIVQLPLPKHLDENAALERVDPDKDADGLHPTNLGRLVLNTPAPLPCTPRGIVHLLRRYDVEIAGAHVVVIGRGVTVGRPLGLLLTRRSENATVTLCHTATRDLPALTKQADIIVAAVGVPRLLTADMVRPGAAVVDVGVSRTESGLVGDVHPEVWEVAGHVSPNPGGVGPLTRAFLLTNVVERAERR
- a CDS encoding DUF732 domain-containing protein yields the protein MKAWRHQPLTVRLLAVSAGLLTAAAAFAAPAEAGPIDDAFIAALNNAGVNYGDAANAVALGQAVCPILAQPGGSFNTAAASVVAGTSGMDQQMAETFTSIAISMYCPQVMADLARGNVPALPQLPGIPAF
- a CDS encoding class I SAM-dependent methyltransferase — its product is MTRSRQDRSLSFGAAAAAYERGRPSYPPEAIDWLLPAGAHDVLDLGAGTGKLTTRLVERGLNVVAVDPIPEMLEVLRASLPETIALLGTAEEIPLGDNSVDAVLVAQAWHWFDPARAIFEVARVLRPGGRLGLVWNTRDERLGWVRELGAIIGRDDDKVRNQVSLPEPFTEVQRHQVEWTNYLTPQALIDLVASRTYCITSPAEVRTKTLGQVRELLATHPALANSIGLALPYVTVCVRATLST
- a CDS encoding DUF3017 domain-containing protein; this encodes MTVWARFGRAGRAQWPILLVGLLFAAAFVLAGANYWRRGALLIGIGVGAASVLRLVLSDDRAGLLVVRSKGTDFLTMATVSAAMVYIAWTIDPLGTR